The following are from one region of the Corylus avellana chromosome ca1, CavTom2PMs-1.0 genome:
- the LOC132187557 gene encoding protein SAR DEFICIENT 4 isoform X2 yields MASTPNPRKNENPNKNDTSPSYPTTITSPIFISTESLHSLLSHQTLIHHLQSSLATVSSTLQTPIRQSYAVSSSSSLLLMPSWSFSPSLPYIGVKLVTYFPHNSSLNLPGVHASYVLFSSTTGQTLASMDGTVLTLYRTSCVSGLASKILARNDSETLVMIGAGNLAPHLIKAHLSARPSLRRVIIWNRTMEKARKLAEEMQENGGFDGVSFESNGCLEEIVGLGDIVSCATNSETALVKGESLKAGAHLDLVGSFKHCMRECDDEALRRGRVFVDNEAALEEAGELVGAFERGAIEKGDIAGNLVELIKGEKVGRSNSDEITVFKSVGSAVVDILASQLKERKRSPSDLQTRYHRSFKSTLILDWRRVLYVERNLV; encoded by the exons ATGGCTTCCACGCCCAACCCACGCAAAAATGAGAACCCAAACAAAAATGACACAAGTCCCAGTTACCCCACCACCATCACATCCCCAATCTTCATCTCCACGGAGTCTTTGCACTCCCTTCTCTCTCACCAAACCCTAATTCACCACTTGCAATCCTCTCTCGCTACAGTCTCATCCACCCTGCAAACCCCAATCCGCCAAAGCTACGCTGTTTCATCCTCCTCCTCTCTCCTACTCATGCCCTCTTGGTCCTTTTCTCCCTCCCTCCCTTACATAGGCGTCAAGCTCGTGACCTATTTCCCGCATAACTCCTCGCTAAACTTACCAGGGGTGCATGCAAGTTACGTTCTATTCAGCTCCACAACCGGCCAAACTCTGGCTTCCATGGACGGCACTGTGTTGACCCTTTATAGAACATCGTGCGTCTCAGGCTTAGCCTCGAAGATTTTGGCTAGAAATGATAGTGAGACCCTTGTGATGATTGGTGCGGGTAATTTGGCACCCCATTTGATCAAAGCCCATCTTTCAGCGAGACCCAGTTTGAGAAGAGTGATAATTTGGAATAGAACAATGGAGAAGGCGCGAAAATTGGCCGAGGAAATGCAAGAAAATGGTGGGTTTGATGGGGTGAGTTTCGAGAGTAATGGGTGTTTGGAGGAAATTGTCGGATTGGGAGATATCGTGAGTTGCGCGACGAATTCGGAGACGGCGCTTGTGAAGGGCGAGAGTTTGAAGGCAGGGGCGCATCTGGATTTGGTTGGGTCGTTCAAGCATTGTATGAGGGAGTGCGACGACGAGGCACTAAGGAGAGGGAGAGTGTTTGTGGATAACGAGGCTGCGTTGGAGGAAGCAGGGGAATTGGTGGGTGCTTTTGAGAGAGGGGCGATTGAGAAGGGAGATATTGCAGGAAATTTGGTGGAGTTGATAAAGGGAGAGAAGGTTGGGAGGAGTAATTCTGATGAAATAACTGTATTCAAGTCTGTTGGCTCGGCAGTTGTGGACATTCTTGCATCACAATTG aaagagagaaagagaagtcCTTCTGATCTTCAAACAAGGTATCATAGATCCTTCAAATCAACTCTCATCTTGGACTGGCGAAGAGTGTTGTATGTGGAAAGGAATTTGGTGTGA
- the LOC132187557 gene encoding protein SAR DEFICIENT 4 isoform X1 has protein sequence MASTPNPRKNENPNKNDTSPSYPTTITSPIFISTESLHSLLSHQTLIHHLQSSLATVSSTLQTPIRQSYAVSSSSSLLLMPSWSFSPSLPYIGVKLVTYFPHNSSLNLPGVHASYVLFSSTTGQTLASMDGTVLTLYRTSCVSGLASKILARNDSETLVMIGAGNLAPHLIKAHLSARPSLRRVIIWNRTMEKARKLAEEMQENGGFDGVSFESNGCLEEIVGLGDIVSCATNSETALVKGESLKAGAHLDLVGSFKHCMRECDDEALRRGRVFVDNEAALEEAGELVGAFERGAIEKGDIAGNLVELIKGEKVGRSNSDEITVFKSVGSAVVDILASQLGRPRIVVETFNLISRFSILDCGLTFEDTTNLYNISFLLVLSTVMERKFSFLKERKRSPSDLQTRYHRSFKSTLILDWRRVLYVERNLV, from the exons ATGGCTTCCACGCCCAACCCACGCAAAAATGAGAACCCAAACAAAAATGACACAAGTCCCAGTTACCCCACCACCATCACATCCCCAATCTTCATCTCCACGGAGTCTTTGCACTCCCTTCTCTCTCACCAAACCCTAATTCACCACTTGCAATCCTCTCTCGCTACAGTCTCATCCACCCTGCAAACCCCAATCCGCCAAAGCTACGCTGTTTCATCCTCCTCCTCTCTCCTACTCATGCCCTCTTGGTCCTTTTCTCCCTCCCTCCCTTACATAGGCGTCAAGCTCGTGACCTATTTCCCGCATAACTCCTCGCTAAACTTACCAGGGGTGCATGCAAGTTACGTTCTATTCAGCTCCACAACCGGCCAAACTCTGGCTTCCATGGACGGCACTGTGTTGACCCTTTATAGAACATCGTGCGTCTCAGGCTTAGCCTCGAAGATTTTGGCTAGAAATGATAGTGAGACCCTTGTGATGATTGGTGCGGGTAATTTGGCACCCCATTTGATCAAAGCCCATCTTTCAGCGAGACCCAGTTTGAGAAGAGTGATAATTTGGAATAGAACAATGGAGAAGGCGCGAAAATTGGCCGAGGAAATGCAAGAAAATGGTGGGTTTGATGGGGTGAGTTTCGAGAGTAATGGGTGTTTGGAGGAAATTGTCGGATTGGGAGATATCGTGAGTTGCGCGACGAATTCGGAGACGGCGCTTGTGAAGGGCGAGAGTTTGAAGGCAGGGGCGCATCTGGATTTGGTTGGGTCGTTCAAGCATTGTATGAGGGAGTGCGACGACGAGGCACTAAGGAGAGGGAGAGTGTTTGTGGATAACGAGGCTGCGTTGGAGGAAGCAGGGGAATTGGTGGGTGCTTTTGAGAGAGGGGCGATTGAGAAGGGAGATATTGCAGGAAATTTGGTGGAGTTGATAAAGGGAGAGAAGGTTGGGAGGAGTAATTCTGATGAAATAACTGTATTCAAGTCTGTTGGCTCGGCAGTTGTGGACATTCTTGCATCACAATTG GGCCGGCCAAGAATAGTCGTAGAGACCTTCAACCTCATCTCCCGCTTCTCTATATTAGACTGCGGTCTCACCTTTGAGGATACAACTAATCTATACAATATTTCCTTCCTTCTTGTGCTATCAACGGTTATGGAGAGGAAATTCAGTTTTCTG aaagagagaaagagaagtcCTTCTGATCTTCAAACAAGGTATCATAGATCCTTCAAATCAACTCTCATCTTGGACTGGCGAAGAGTGTTGTATGTGGAAAGGAATTTGGTGTGA
- the LOC132189494 gene encoding receptor-like protein EIX2, translating to MSMVNLSKASNWLQVINMLPSLSELRLSYCNLDKYDPIPRVNFSSLTVLDLSNNWFSNSTFDWLHSLTSLVTLDLSSNHIQIALIDVVQNMSCLRNLYLSHNNISSTVLNSLYNISTLERLDLAYNNIQGVLPSAIGSLSRLMHLVLSNNGFQGKIPRSFGNLCNLQHLDLSGNKLEGGLEFLGNSSACTTKNLEFLDLSSNRLSDTLPDQLGKHKKLFFLSLQMNMLSGPIPVSIGNLSSLRRLFLSYNQLTGTIPVSFGHLSNLEELHINDNFLEGFVSEVHFSNLTNLRILVANSNMLTLQVSSNWVPPFQINHLAMGLWRLGPRFPAWLQSQKDLQFLYLWSASISDVIPSWFWSMCSQFIMLNLSQNQIRGSLPSLSCGGTIDLGSNNFSGPLPSISSGITYLDLSNNSFHGSLTPLVCELKDGKSNLQVLDLSKNLLSGELPHCWTKHSKLRVLILGSNKLTGNISSSLGSLSALQLLSLNKNNLSGDLPLSLQNCKDLEIVDLSENHLSDDLSIWLRNSSARLRALVLRSNRFHGIIPLEICHFNSLQIMDLSHNKFSGSIPRCFGNLSAMVRQVSSTNTLAGQAKVFLIMKGVEYEYNKLLDLVTSMDLSCNNLIGEIPEQLTGLYDLRFLNLSNNKLNGKLPEKINAMKLLESLDISVNRLRGVIPQGMASLTFLSHLNLSYNNFSGRIPSSTQLQSFTALSFIGNHDLCGPPLTPSCVGDDSPLEPTPNADDKGGENGGWIDMKWFYMSMPLGFVVGFWGVFGPLAFNRAWRSAFFKFLDDMKYKLFNGV from the coding sequence ATGAGTATGGTCAATCTGAGTAAAGCATCTAACTGGTTACAGGTGATAAACATGCTCCCTTCTCTATCAGAGTTACGCTTGTCTTATTGTAATCTTGATAAGTATGATCCTATTCCTCGTGTTAATTTTTCATCTCTAACCGTTCTTGATCTTTCAAATAATTGGTTTTCTAATTCAACATTTGACTGGCTTCATAGTTTAACATCTCTTGTGACACTTGATCTAAGTAGCAATCACATTCAGATTGCACTTATAGATGTTGTCCAAAATATGTCTTGTCTGAGAAATCTATATCTCTCTCATAACAACATCTCTTCCACAGTGCTTAACTCGTTATACAATATAAGTACTCTTGAAAGACTTGATCTTGCCTATAACAACATTCAAGGTGTACTTCCTAGTGCCATTGGATCTCTTTCCCGACTGATGCATCTTGTCCTGTCTAACAATGGCTTTCAAGGCAAAATACCAAGATCCTTTGGAAATTTGTGTAATCTGCAACATTTGGATTTATCTGGCAACAAACTTGAGGGAGGTTTAGAGTTTTTAGGAAATTCTTCTGCATgcacaacaaaaaatttagagtttttagATTTGTCTTCCAATCGGCTTTCAGATACTTTGCCTGATCAACTAGGGAAGcataaaaaactcttttttctttcacttcaAATGAACATGCTTTCTGGTCCGATTCCTGTGTCTATAGGAAATCTGTCTTCATTGAGGAGACTTTTTCTCTCTTACAATCAACTAACTGGAACGATTCCAGTAAGTTTTGGACATCTTTCAAATCTTGAAGAGTTACACATCAACGACAATTTTTTAGAGGGTTTTGTTTCCGAAGTGCATTTTTCCAACCTAACAAATTTGAGAATTCTGGTTGCCAATTCAAACATGTTGACTTTGCAAGTAAGCTCTAATTGGGTTCCTCCTtttcaaattaatcatttagCAATGGGATTATGGCGATTAGGACCGCGATTCCCTGCTTGGCTTCAATCACAAAAAGATCTTCAATTTCTATATTTATGGAGTGCAAGTATTTCAGATGTCATCCCTTCTTGGTTTTGGAGCATGTGTTCCCAATTCATTATGTTGAATCTTTCTCAAAACCAAATTCGTGGTAGTCTTCCAAGTTTATCTTGTGGAGGTACAATCGATCTTGGTTCAAACAACTTTTCTGGTCCTCTCCCCAGTATCTCTTCTGGCATTACGTATTTAGATCTTTCCAATAACTCATTCCATGGATCTCTTACTCCCCTTGTTTGTGAACTGAAAGATGGAAAGTCAAATCTGCAAGTTCTTGATCTGTCAAAAAATCTTTTATCCGGAGAACTTCCTCACTGTTGGACGAAGCATTCTAAGTTACGAGTGTTAATCTTGGGGAGCAATAAGCTCACAGGAAATATATCGAGTTCCTTGGGTTCTTTATCTGCGCTTCAGCTTCTGTCTTTGAATAAAAACAATCTGTCTGGAGATTTACcattgtccctgcaaaattgcAAAGATCTAGAGATTGTTGATCTTAGTGAGAATCATTTGTCTGACGACTTATCCATTTGGTTGAGAAACAGTTCAGCTCGTCTTAGGGCTCTTGTGCTTCGCTCAAACAGGTTTCATGGTATTATTCCTCTGGAGATCTGTCACTTCAATTCACTTCAAATCATGGACCTTTCACATAACAAATTCTCCGGATCCATTCCGCGATGCTTTGGCAATTTGAGCGCCATGGTGAGACAAGTCTCTAGTACAAATACACTTGCTGGTCAGGCAAAAGTATTCTTGATAATGAAGGGAGTAGAATATGAATATAACAAGTTACTTGATCTTGTCACAAGCATGGACCTCTCGTGCAACAATTTAATTGGAGAGATCCCTGAACAACTCACCGGTCTTTATGACCTGAGATTCTTGAATTTGTCCAACAATAAACTCAATGGAAAACTTCCAGAGAAGATCAATGCCATGAAATTATTGGAATCTCTCGATATTTCAGTGAATCGACTCAGAGGTGTAATACCTCAAGGCATGGCGAGTTTAACATTCTTGAGTCATTTGAACTTATCATACAACAACTTCTCTGGCAGAATTCCCTCAAGCACTCAGCTTCAAAGCTTTACTGCACTAAGTTTTATTGGCAACCATGATCTATGTGGTCCTCCACTTACTCCTAGTTGTGTTGGAGATGACTCACCCCTTGAGCCAACACCAAACGCTGATGATAAAGGCGGCGAGAATGGTGGGTGGATCGACATGAAGTGGTTTTATATGAGCATGCCACTTGGATTCGTGGTGGGGTTTTGGGGTGTATTTGGTCCATTAGCTTTCAACAGGGCTTGGAGATCTGCTTTCTTTAAGTTTTTGGATGACATGAAGTATAAACTCTTCAATGGTGTCTGA
- the LOC132166911 gene encoding uncharacterized protein At3g49140-like, whose translation MMMMMMESVMAVRFSAGANVCSSTALPYCRSMWSSEDLHGGHVTSCGLSHSGSFEWNRIRRLKGQSLTRRTILMKNRTRASVENLDSAGDPKKQNGTSQYHPYEEIAESILENSGDATLTTAETSRTIIEVNNKATLLFSSLINDEVHENILLPDLPYVTDEHGNIYFQVNNGDDVFQSLSSENNFVQAIIGLDTMEMINDMELSGPSEIDFGIDEIEDEDSDVEDDDEDEDNDEDDDYDTDWVAVLEDEDEDEGDLDESDETLADWAKLETMRSSHPMYFAKKLSEVASDDPIDWMDEPSASVAIQGLLRPAFIEEQSVIQKHRSDHKSSNADINQVGEIVEDKLEDLGMINDHKHESGSSENSSIWAEEAEKDEIPANGTSFYRLEMIRIQLFSSYGHPTVVEVEDFMKAQPDAIAHSAAKIISRLKAGGEKTTQALKSLCWRCKGLPVEEAALIGVDTLGFDLKVCSGTQVQTLRFAFNTRVTSEYSAERQLNDLLFPRIHKSQKIKQTYQNES comes from the exons atgatgatgatgatgatggaatCAGTCATGGCCGTCCGATTCTCCGCCGGTGCAAATGTCTGCTCCTCCACCGCCCTACCct ATTGTCGCTCAATGTGGAGCTCGGAGGATTTACACGGAGGCCATGTCACCTCTTGCGGGCTCTCTCACTCTGGCAGTTTCGAGTG GAATAGAATTCGAAGATTAAAAGGCCAGTCCCTGACAAGAAGGACCATACTCATGAAAAATAGAACTCGAGCCTCTGTGGAGAATTTGGACTCAGCTGGGGATCCTAAAAAGCAGAATGGGACATCACAGTACCATCCGTATGAGGAAATCGCTGAGTCTATTTTAGAAAATAGTGGAGATGCTACACTTACGACTGCAGAAACTTCTAGGACAATTATTGAG GTAAATAACAAAGCAACACTCCTGTTTTCCAGTTTGATCAATGACGAAGTTCATGAGAATATCCTCTTGCCCGACTTGCCTTATGTTACTGATGAACATGGAA ATATATACTTTCAAGTGAATAATGGTGATGATGTTTTTCAATCCCTAAGTTCAGAAAATAACTTTGTG CAAGCCATTATAGGCTTGGATACTATGGAAATGATCAATGACATGGAGTTATCAGGTCCATCGGaaattgattttggaattgaCGAAATTGAAGATGAAGATAGCGATGTTGAAGATGACGATGAGGATGAGGATAATGATGAAGATGACGATTATGATACG GATTGGGTTGCCGTtcttgaagatgaagatgaagatgaaggtGACCTGGATGAATCTGATGAGACTCTTGCAGATTGGGCCAAGTTGGAGACAATGCGTTCTTCTCATCCAATGtattttgccaaaaagcttTCTGAG gTTGCTTCAGATGACCCAATAGACTGGATGGATGAGCCTTCAGCTAGTGTTGCTATCCAAGGCCTTCTAAGACCTGCTTTTATTGAAGAACAATCTGTCATCCAGAAGCATCGATCTGACCATAAGTCCAGTAATGCTGACATAAACCAGGTTGGGGAAATTGTAGAAGACAAACTAGAAGATCTTGGTATGATTAATGATCACAAACATGAATCAGGGTCATCTGAGAATAGTTCAATCTGGGCAGAGGAAGCTGAGAAGGATGAAATACCTGCAAATGGGACTTCATTTTACAGGCTGGAGATGATTAGGATTCAACTGTTCTCCTCATATGGACATCCG ACTGTTGTTGAGGTAGAAGACTTCATGAAAGCTCAACCTGATGCTATTGCACACTCAGCAGCCAAAATTATATCTCGTCTAAAAGCTGGTGGAGAAAAGACCACACAGGCCCTCAAATCACTCTGTTGGAGATGTAAGGGTCTCCCAGTGGAG GAGGCAGCACTTATTGGTGTAGATACCCTTGGGTTTGACTTAAAGGTTTGCTCTGGAACACAAGTACAGACATTGCGGTTTGCATTTAATACACGG GTCACCTCAGAATACAGTGCTGAGAGGCAGCTTAATGATCTACTATTCCCAAGAATCCACAAGTCGCAAAAGATTAAACAAACCTATCAAAATGAAAGCTAA
- the LOC132185071 gene encoding pentatricopeptide repeat-containing protein At4g21190 translates to MLTLTCSPPLIAKRLELIKMSRSTRSIVVCAAKGPRPRYPRVWKTRKRIGTVSKSANLVDCIMKLSNVKEEVYGALDSFIAWELEFPLVTVKKALKTLENQREWKRIIQVTKWMLSKGQGRTMGSYFTLLNALAEDGRLDEAEELWTKLFMDNLESTPRIFFDKMISIYHKRGMHEKMFEIFADMEELGVRPNVSIVSMIGNVFKELGMMDKYNKLKKKYPPPKWEYRYIKGKRVKIRAKHLEESDIPNKDASKHGETNQTSNDMYEEAETSSDELDIEANYSSKDVIKHEETDHNSNEFYEEAETSSDELEIEANYSSKDVSKHEETGQTSNEFYEEAETSTDEIKIEANTSS, encoded by the exons ATGCTTACATTGACATGCTCTCCGCCACTCATTGCCAAAAGATTGGAATTGATTAAAATGTCCAGGAGTACAAGAAGCATCGTG gtaTGTGCCGCAAAAGGCCCAAGACCAAGATATCCTCGAGTGTggaaaacaagaaagagaatTGGGACCGTTTCCAAGTCAGCGAATCTTGTTGATTGT ATTATGAAATTGTCAAATGTTAAAGAGGAAGTTTACGGGGCTCTTGATTCATTCATTGCCTGGGAGTTAGAGTTTCCTTTAGTTACAGTGAAGAAGGCACTGAAGACTCTTGAGAATCAGAGAGAATGGAAGAGAATAATTCAG GTGACAAAGTGGATGTTAAGCAAAGGTCAAGGAAGAACAATGGGGAGCTATTTCACATTACTAAATGCCTTAGCAGAAGATGGTAGACTTGATGAAGCTGAGGAGCTTTGGACAAAATTATTTATGGACAACTTGGAAAGCACACCTCGTattttctttgataaaatgATTTCTATTTACCATAAAAGGGGCATGCATGAGAAGATGTTTGAG ATATTTGCTGACATGGAAGAGCTTGGTGTCCGACCAaatgtttcaattgtttcaatgaTTGGAAATGTCTTCAAAGAGCTGGGTATGATGgacaaatacaacaaattgaagaagaaatatCCACCACCAAAATGGGAATATCGTTACATCAAAGGAAAACGTGTTAAAATTCGAGCAAAGCATCTAGAAGAATCTGATATTCCTAATAAAGATGCAAGCAAGCATGGGGAGACTAACCAGACCTCAAATGATATGTATGAGGAAGCTGAAACAAGTTCAGATGAACTCGACATTGAAGCTAATTATTCTAGCAAAGATGTAATCAAGCATGAGGAAACGGACCACAATTCAAATGAATTTTATGAAGAAGCTGAAACAAGTTCTGATGAACTCGAGATCGAAGCTAATTATTCTAGCAAAGATGTAAGCAAGCATGAGGAAACTGGTCAGACTTCAAATGAATTCTACGAGGAAGCTGAAACAAGTAcagatgaaataaaaattgaagctaACACTTCTTCTTGA
- the LOC132185081 gene encoding uncharacterized protein LOC132185081, with product MAFPTEPISHFLQSTTSNLLSLLASHKTTSPSPTPPLPHPTSKLCVPLLLPPNSPFDSGLSAVKGGVPSPPSDSSTSSAFPSTVRISGLNSTVKGGGPAFVGQVFSMCDLSGTGLMAVSTHFDIPFLSKRTPDWLKKMFATITKSERNGPVFRFFMDLGDAVAYVKRLNIPSGVVGACRLDLAYEHFKEKPHLFQFVPNEKQVKAANKLLKTIPQNGGSKKVDGVPVFSAQNLDIAIATTDGIKWYTPYFFDKDVLDNILEESVDQHFHSLIQTRHTQRRRDVTDDNLAAEVIEEMSDSLWEPPEVQELMDEMGNPGIPLSVISKAAEMQLLYAVDKVILGNRWLRKATGIQPKFPYMVDSFEKRSAASVLRAFETAKCLANSEMENDSKDSQHQGTSELALKDDIPANRHKPDFRLPFKGLFSHLWSKKSYQMEDSPRECIKQNLLPNPFLPKITMVGISTGEAGQMSKASLKKTMEDLTKELEQTEQGNATGSNSNEFKIEDRDPLFVANVGDYYSGMAKTGSARWVRGRNI from the exons ATGGCCTTCCCAACCGAACCCATCTCCCACTTCCTCCAATCCACCACTTCCAACCTCCTCTCCCTCCTCGCCTCCCATAAAACGACGTCGCCTTCTCCAACCCCACCGCTACCCCACCCCACCTCCAAACTCTGCGTCCCACTCCTCCTCCCCCCCAACTCGCCATTCGACTCGGGTCTCTCCGCCGTCAAGGGCGGCGTCCCATCACCACCGTCCGATTCAAGCACCTCCTCCGCGTTCCCCTCGACGGTCAGGATCTCCGGGCTCAACTCCACCGTCAAGGGCGGTGGGCCCGCCTTCGTGGGCCAGGTCTTCAGCATGTGCGACCTCTCCGGGACCGGTCTCATGGCCGTCTCTACCCACTTCGACATTCCTTTCCTCTCTAAAAG AACACCCGATTGGCTTAAGAAGATGTTCGCAACTATTACTAAGAGCGAAAGAAACGGCCCTGTGTTCCGCTTCTTCATGGATTTAGGCGATGCAG TGGCATACGTTAAAAGGTTGAATATTCCGAGTGGCGTGGTGGGTGCCTGCCGTCTTGATTTAGCATACGAGCATTTCAAG GAAAAGCCTCATTTATTCCAGTTTGTTCCAAATGAGAAACAG GTCAAGGCTGCCAACAAGCTTCTGAAGACAATTCCACAGAACGGTGGAAGCAAAAAGGTTGATGGTGTTCCAGTTTTTAGTGCTCAAAACTTGGATATTGCAATAGCAACTACAGATGGAATTAAGTG GTATACTCCCTACTTCTTTGATAAAGATGTGCTGGATAACATTCTTGAAGAATCTGTTGACCAACATTTCCATTCTTTAATTCAAACTCGGCACACGCAGCGCCGACGGGATGTTACAGATGACAACCTCGCCGCAGAAGTAATTGAAGAGATGAGTGATAGCTTGTGGGAGCCTCCAGAG GTTCAAGAACTGATGGATGAGATGGGCAATCCTGGGATACCTTTGAGCGTTATTTCAAAGGCTGCTGAAATGCAGCTCCTTTATGCAGTTGACAAAGTGATCCTTGGTAACAGGTGGTTGCGGAAAGCCACAGGCATACAACCGAAGTTCCCTTACATGGTTGACTCATTTGAGAAAAG GAGTGCAGCTTCTGTTCTGAGGGCATTTGAGACGGCCAAATGTCTTGCCAACTCTGAAATGGAAAATGATAGTAAAGATTCTCAACACCAAGGCACTTCAGAACTTGCATTAAAAGATGATATTCCAGCGAACCGACACAAACCCGATTTCAGGTTGCCTTTTAAAGGTTTGTTTAGTCATCTGTGGTCAAAAAAGTCATACCAAATGGAAGACTCACCAAGGGAATGCATAAAACAAAACCTACTGCCGAACCCATTTCTTCCAAAGATTACAATGGTTGGAATCTCAACTGGGGAAGCTGGTCAGATGAGCAAAGCCAGTTTAAAGAAGACAATGGAGGATCTAACAAAAGAGTTAGAGCAGACAGAGCAGGGAAATGCCACAGGTAGTAATAGTAATGAGTTCAAAATTGAAGATAGGGATCCACTTTTTGTGGCAAATGTGGGCGATTACTATTCTGGCATGGCAAAGACTGGTTCAGCTCGATGGGTTCGTGGTAGAAACATTTGA